A single Candidatus Krumholzibacteriia bacterium DNA region contains:
- a CDS encoding isoamylase early set domain-containing protein, with translation MRTLPILTLVLLLAGAPAVAGLATTETGIEFSYTDPTAASVSLAGEFNGWDPNATPMTHDGTGTWKVVVPLDPGRYEYKYVVNGGTWMADPDNPVTGGDYGNSIVEVGPDGSLVTTTAAAPPAQPSGTATRSNTPMNTRVVIGGFFRMLMESTDDQMTDERLRIDRPQDQFNLDVTANLNESIWGSARLQVRTDTGDFNQVGAELYQAQANFQAEDFIAKAFYNEEIYRTEDPFGLFDGGDLRGTMEIEHRPFGQGRQGVTLGLSPFGTQLSLMYADTYDEDIFGPEDRNRDTATDVLGGRWTADVGGGRVGLSYRGTFSDWWVNMDATGNTTPDNVQDFLDNRVEAPAEGDDWFELGNEEHFGAVDVAWPLPYDLTATGGFGYGWYQANWDVFNKGDIQGSGQTNGEVDLGIGNEAHYRGLLGLQYDQPDYTVGVRQELYYGLGMDANERSAVYRTQPSSMIEDVDRFALNGVTQPFVNPNNNDDLNVLLLGPTPERTTWRTHVHGSYRWQDFTFSLDFTRTHDDLQYADFFPDPSDPETILEFDLERYEFRTQPTVSYRPFEHDRHHVTLQAEVMEYSNPDELQFAGRQSLERQAGVQTGVGHLMKIESTEIVLNGRLPLEPTLEYPLDLRFDLRFVDYRGDGEEVTLTSTDGIALATATDTDDFFNPFASLVFIPTDNVEIELGYGVDPRFYDVVSPQGWDNGRYRFRENYLRTAGVDPFHPLAHIAAEHVLEDRTQFVVNALLRF, from the coding sequence ATGCGTACGCTTCCGATCCTGACCCTCGTCCTGCTCCTCGCCGGTGCGCCGGCCGTCGCCGGTCTGGCCACGACCGAGACGGGGATCGAGTTCAGCTACACCGATCCCACCGCTGCCTCGGTCTCGTTGGCGGGCGAATTCAACGGGTGGGACCCGAACGCCACCCCCATGACCCACGACGGAACCGGCACCTGGAAGGTCGTCGTCCCGCTCGATCCCGGTCGCTACGAGTACAAGTACGTGGTGAACGGCGGAACATGGATGGCCGACCCGGACAACCCGGTCACCGGCGGCGACTACGGTAATTCGATCGTCGAGGTCGGCCCGGACGGTTCGCTGGTCACCACCACCGCCGCCGCGCCGCCCGCCCAGCCCTCGGGCACGGCGACGCGGTCGAACACCCCGATGAACACGCGCGTGGTGATCGGCGGCTTCTTCCGCATGCTCATGGAGTCGACCGACGACCAGATGACCGACGAGCGCCTGCGGATCGATCGTCCGCAGGACCAGTTCAACCTCGACGTCACCGCGAACCTGAACGAGTCGATCTGGGGCTCGGCTCGCCTACAGGTCCGCACCGACACCGGCGACTTCAACCAGGTCGGTGCGGAGCTCTACCAGGCCCAGGCCAACTTCCAGGCCGAGGACTTCATCGCCAAGGCCTTCTACAACGAGGAGATCTACCGCACCGAGGATCCCTTCGGGCTCTTCGACGGCGGCGACCTGCGCGGCACCATGGAGATCGAGCACCGACCCTTCGGCCAGGGCCGCCAGGGCGTCACGCTCGGCCTGTCGCCCTTCGGCACCCAGCTCTCGCTGATGTACGCCGACACCTACGACGAGGACATCTTCGGCCCCGAAGACCGGAACCGGGACACGGCGACCGACGTGCTCGGTGGACGATGGACCGCCGACGTCGGCGGCGGCCGGGTGGGTCTGAGCTACCGCGGCACCTTCAGCGACTGGTGGGTCAACATGGACGCCACCGGCAACACCACGCCCGACAACGTGCAGGACTTCCTCGACAATCGCGTCGAGGCCCCGGCCGAGGGCGACGACTGGTTCGAGCTGGGCAATGAGGAACACTTCGGTGCCGTCGACGTGGCCTGGCCGCTCCCCTACGACCTCACGGCTACCGGCGGCTTCGGCTACGGCTGGTACCAGGCCAACTGGGACGTCTTCAACAAGGGTGACATCCAGGGCAGCGGACAGACCAACGGCGAGGTCGACCTGGGCATCGGCAACGAGGCCCACTACCGGGGCCTGCTCGGCCTGCAGTACGACCAGCCCGACTACACCGTGGGCGTGCGGCAGGAGCTGTACTACGGCCTGGGCATGGACGCGAACGAGCGATCGGCCGTCTACCGCACCCAGCCGTCGAGCATGATCGAGGACGTCGACCGCTTCGCCCTGAACGGAGTCACCCAGCCCTTCGTCAACCCGAACAACAACGACGACCTGAACGTCCTGCTGCTCGGCCCGACGCCGGAGCGCACCACCTGGCGCACGCACGTGCACGGGTCCTACCGGTGGCAGGACTTCACCTTCTCGCTGGACTTCACACGGACCCACGACGACCTGCAGTACGCCGATTTCTTCCCCGATCCCTCCGACCCGGAGACGATCCTGGAGTTCGACCTCGAACGCTACGAGTTCCGGACCCAGCCCACGGTCAGCTACCGGCCCTTCGAGCACGACCGCCACCACGTGACCCTGCAGGCCGAGGTGATGGAGTACTCGAACCCCGACGAGCTGCAGTTCGCCGGCCGGCAGTCGCTGGAGCGGCAGGCGGGCGTGCAGACCGGCGTGGGCCACCTGATGAAGATCGAATCGACCGAGATCGTCCTCAACGGTCGTCTGCCACTGGAACCGACCCTGGAGTACCCCCTCGACCTGCGCTTCGACCTACGCTTCGTGGACTACCGTGGAGACGGTGAGGAGGTCACGCTGACCTCGACCGACGGAATCGCGCTGGCCACCGCCACCGACACCGACGACTTCTTCAACCCCTTCGCGTCGCTGGTGTTCATCCCGACCGACAACGTCGAGATCGAGCTCGGATACGGAGTCGACCCGCGCTTCTACGACGTGGTGAGCCCACAGGGCTGGGACAACGGCCGCTACCGCTTCCGCGAGAACTACTTGCGGACCGCCGGGGTCGATCCTTTCCATCCATTGGCGCACATCGCGGCCGAGCACGTGCTGGAGGATCGCACCCAGTTCGTCGTGAACGCGCTGCTGCGCTTCTGA
- a CDS encoding glycogen-binding domain-containing protein — MTIPRFLPTLAIRTALVALLAVLGSGCAVLNFVEDRLPPPEPTENGIRFYYKAPAARQVNVAGEFNNWLGTADSRLDPNLDAMRDPDDDGIWEITLPLPPGRYQYKYLVDQVDWQEDPGNPEVVDDGFGGKNSILVVPSDVDYEYDEAYVSYSLGTSARLKVEREHTFDLEGYEDAGAVYVTGSFADWDPQAVPMVKGDDGVWRATTKLPAGKHLYKFVVDGNWITDPGAERTVDDGYGGENAVIEIEG; from the coding sequence ATGACGATTCCCCGCTTCCTGCCCACCCTGGCGATCCGCACCGCCCTGGTGGCCCTGCTCGCGGTGCTCGGCTCCGGCTGCGCGGTCCTGAACTTCGTCGAGGACCGCCTGCCGCCGCCCGAACCCACCGAGAACGGGATCCGCTTCTACTACAAGGCCCCGGCCGCCCGGCAGGTGAACGTGGCCGGCGAATTCAACAACTGGCTCGGAACGGCCGACAGCCGGCTCGACCCGAACCTCGACGCCATGCGCGACCCCGACGACGACGGGATCTGGGAGATCACCCTGCCCCTGCCGCCGGGCCGCTACCAGTACAAGTACCTGGTCGACCAGGTCGACTGGCAGGAGGACCCGGGCAACCCCGAGGTCGTCGATGACGGCTTCGGAGGGAAGAACTCGATCCTCGTGGTGCCGTCGGACGTCGACTACGAGTACGACGAGGCCTACGTCTCGTATTCGCTCGGGACCAGCGCGCGCCTGAAGGTCGAACGCGAGCACACCTTCGACCTCGAGGGCTACGAGGACGCCGGCGCGGTCTACGTGACGGGTTCGTTCGCCGACTGGGACCCACAGGCCGTCCCCATGGTGAAGGGCGACGACGGCGTCTGGCGCGCGACCACGAAGCTCCCCGCCGGTAAACACCTGTACAAATTCGTGGTCGACGGCAACTGGATCACCGACCCCGGCGCCGAGAGGACCGTCGACGACGGCTACGGCGGAGAGAACGCGGTGATCGAGATCGAAGGCTGA
- a CDS encoding extracellular solute-binding protein: MKLNVRTAALLACVALALSACGPSRDDPNRLTIWEQMDPAEQELLREHLDRFEEEHPGLRVDAVHFETDNLRSNFQTAALAGTGPDLIYGPADGVGPYSIMGLIWPLDAPELGIPADTLGLYLENAKPKVDGRVYRLADQVGNHLTLVRNAALVPEAPVDTDALIRIARENTVDTDGDGRVDRYGLVFNLAEPFWLIPWLGAYGGWVMDENANPTLDTPAMRKALTFVRRLVDEGVIPPSCDYPLSDTLFKQGKAAMIINGPWSWQSYRDAGVDVELSVIPRIAGTDDYPTPSTASKGYALNIHTPEPRLDLAVELLLYLTSAPVVGNLSAEIGTLPSRLDVGEWPRIANDPLLKASWEQLRKGRPMPVVPEMRALWDVMRPGLQRVVSGSATPDEAAREMQEDAVRKIEEMKL, encoded by the coding sequence ATGAAGCTCAACGTCCGCACCGCCGCCCTTCTCGCTTGCGTCGCTCTCGCCCTGTCCGCCTGCGGACCCTCGCGCGACGACCCGAACCGGCTGACCATCTGGGAGCAGATGGATCCCGCCGAACAGGAGTTGCTCCGCGAGCACCTCGATCGCTTCGAGGAAGAGCATCCGGGCCTGCGCGTGGACGCCGTGCACTTCGAGACCGACAACCTGCGCTCGAACTTCCAGACCGCCGCGCTGGCCGGCACCGGCCCCGACCTGATCTACGGACCGGCCGACGGAGTGGGCCCGTACAGCATCATGGGCCTGATCTGGCCCCTCGACGCGCCCGAACTGGGCATCCCGGCCGATACCCTCGGCCTCTACCTCGAGAACGCGAAGCCGAAGGTCGACGGCCGTGTCTACCGTCTCGCCGATCAGGTCGGCAACCACCTCACACTGGTGCGCAATGCCGCGCTCGTGCCCGAGGCGCCGGTCGACACCGACGCCCTGATCCGCATCGCCCGCGAGAACACCGTCGACACCGACGGCGACGGGCGCGTGGACCGCTACGGGCTGGTTTTCAACCTGGCCGAGCCCTTCTGGCTGATTCCCTGGCTGGGTGCCTACGGCGGCTGGGTGATGGACGAGAACGCCAACCCGACCCTGGACACGCCGGCCATGCGCAAGGCCCTGACCTTCGTGCGCCGGCTCGTGGACGAGGGCGTGATCCCACCGAGCTGCGACTACCCGCTCAGCGACACGCTGTTCAAGCAGGGCAAGGCGGCCATGATCATCAACGGCCCGTGGTCGTGGCAGTCCTACCGGGACGCGGGCGTCGACGTCGAGCTGAGCGTGATTCCCCGGATCGCCGGCACCGACGACTACCCGACACCGTCGACGGCCAGCAAGGGCTACGCGCTGAACATCCACACGCCCGAACCGCGCCTCGACCTCGCGGTCGAACTGCTGCTGTACCTGACCAGCGCGCCGGTCGTGGGCAACCTGAGCGCCGAGATCGGCACTCTGCCCAGCCGGCTGGACGTGGGCGAGTGGCCGCGCATCGCCAACGATCCGCTGCTGAAGGCCAGCTGGGAGCAGCTGCGAAAGGGGCGGCCCATGCCCGTGGTGCCCGAGATGCGTGCCCTGTGGGACGTCATGCGCCCCGGCTTGCAGCGCGTCGTCAGCGGATCGGCGACTCCCGACGAGGCCGCACGCGAGATGCAGGAGGACGCCGTGCGGAAGATCGAGGAGATGAAGCTGTGA